The window ACCTACTTCGGCTGATGGAGGTGACCGCAGCAGGGCTTGTAATTTATTAGGTCCTCCTCCTACCTGAAAGCTGTCTTGGATACGCTGGAGGCTGGGGTCATTGTGAGGAGACCAAGAGCCTGGTTCAACACTCCCGACTCCCAACACGGTGGGGTGTTGCTGGCCCTAGCCAGGGCTGTCACTGTGGGAGACCGGGCGATGGGCTTTTGTGAGCTCACTGGAGCTCTTTGTTGCACAGGCAGCGTCGCGTCAGCAGCAGGGTGCAGGAAGGGAGGTGGTCTGGGTGAGACTGCTACTCCGCTTGCTCCTGCGCCCCTCTTGATGACTGTTAAAGGGGGATCCTGCTTGGCAAGAGCGCCAAGACGTGGTGCTGCGAGGGCAGGAGGACAAAACAGCGcgggcagctgcagtgcccagaaGCTGCAGGCGAGAGCCCAGAGCGGGCAGCGGCGCTGCCTCGATAGGGATGAGGAAAGGAACAGCAGtgatttaggaaataaaaagtggAAGAGCTGAATTGCAGCTGAATTTTTCAACAATGAGCTCATTAAATGCTGGCCTTGTAAGCAGGGAAACCTAGGCTTTGCAGTTGAATGCTAATCAGCTGGTCAATGTAGCTGGAAAACATTGTGTGCCCTTTGAGGACTATTGCAGCTGAGCGCTGGCCGGCTGTGCCAAAAGGGGAAGAAGCCCGGCTGCGTGCTCCCCAGACAGGCGGACGGAAAACCCCGTCCTGGTTTTCACTCTGTTACAGACACCTGGTGTTAGTGGTGGCGAAGGATCTGGTCTTTGCTCCATCTGCTCCCAGCGACCCGTTTCAAGTACTGGCTGACACCACGTGctccaggaggagaggaaatgtTCCCCTTAATTCCTGCCAGTCAGAGCTTGAGTTAATGTGATTAAGGCTTTTATTCTCTATATGGCTTATTGGCCCTGGCCGCTACAACCCGGGGTCTTTCTTACTAATGGtaaaaaattaagcttttgaCAGACGGAGGTGTCACTTCTCACTGCCACGGGATGCCAGGTTTCTGCTAACAGACTTCCCATCCAGAAGTGTTTCTTGTTAGTTTAGTGGGTCTTGTAAATCTGTAATTTGGACTAAACTTGAGCCTGTGGGAGCCGGGTGTGGTGTGGGCTGGGTCAGGGCACTTTGGCTGGGAAGAGGGAGTTCGGGTGATCTGGCTGCTCTGGTGCCTGTCAGGGTGTCCCACAGTACAGCTGGTGGAAGGGCCCATCTGAACGTGGGACTTCCTGAAATCCAATGCTTCATCCAAAtgctgctgtgccaggagggtctttccaaagcagaaatgaTGGTCCTTGCTCCTGCTGCCATGATCGGGttcatttttccccctcttgtCCAAGCCTCCTCTTGGTAGCATCTCCCCATTTCGGCCCTGTTCCCCCAGAGATGGGGTGTGGGTATctgctgcaggtgctggggcCGCACAGGAGCGTGTGGGGGctgctgggtgcaggcagcttTTGGGGTGGGTATTATTTTTTGGCAGAGGGACCAGGAAGTCTGCAGCTCAGGCTAATTATAATGTGACCTAATTAGCTGACTATTCTGACAATGTGCGGGGACTGTGGTAACCATGATAACCTCCCTTCCCCAAGTCTTGCGAGCAAACCGTCAGGAGCTCTGGAGTCTCACAGCTCCCCTTGGCGCCATCTTGTCCGGGAAAATGGCAGAGGGGGGTGTGAAAGCCGGGCCGTGAGGCTGTGCCTGACGGGAGTGACCTTTCTGAGGTGTGTAGAGGGGAGGAAAACAGCCGTCAGCTTCATCTGTGGGGTGCGAGGGAGTGCAGAAATTCCACCCTTGCTGTTGCTTTTGTATTTAGGGAATTTCATGTGTTGCCCACGCATTTCATGAGTGCCTTCTGCCTGGCTGGTGGGAGAGGCTGTGATGTCCCCCTGCCCTCCTGGAGCTGCTCAGGAGCCCCTCGCCGGGTGCTACTGCACCAAGGGACCTGTCTGATGTGCTGCAGCAGATCCGCTTGTTCCAGGACTGCTGTGCTCCTGGTGTGACCGGCTGTCTCTGGAGACCCAGCAGTCAGGGAGGTCATCCCCACGGGGACTCAGCCACCCCAGGTGCCCGACACCCAGCCTGGGCCCTGAAGGCTTTGGTGCCTCGGGGTCTCACCCAGCATCTCAGAGGAAATCTTGCTGGAGGAGACTTTCGTCTCGCCCTTATGTCCCTCCAagagcaggagggctggggaggatgGAGCTGCATGTGGCCGAGGAGCTTGTTCCTGTCCCCACCCCGCTATGGAGGAATTGTTTCCAAAGCTCTCGGCAACAGAATGggatatttcagttggaagggacctacaatgatcgtctagtccaactgcctgaccacttcaggggTGACCCAAAAGTTCAAGCATGTTAAGGCCATTATCTAAATGcttcttaaacactgacaggcttggggcatcaacccctctctaggaagcctgttccaatgtctgaccagcctcttggtaaagaaatgcttccttaaCGTCCGGTCTGaggcagctttgaaccattcccacgcGTTctatcactggatcccagggagaagagatcagcacctcaCTCTCCATGTAAGGTGAAGCACAATGCTAAGAGGGAATAAAGTGCTACttagaaaggattttgaaatatttaagagGAGATTATTACTACTTCAGCACCATTACTCTGACCGCTTTATTTCAAAGCCTGTATTAGGCCATTGCAGCATGCAGGAGCTGCGGATCAAAGTACAGGTGCCTGTAGTGTGTGGAGCAAGCTCAGGTACAGCAAATGTGTACAGGGAGGGCAGGTTTTCTTTCCAGCCCTTCTCGAGAAGCGTGAATGTTTAAAAACTGCTCTTTGATCCTTCAGGGTTTGGGATTGCTCATtcaactatcttttttttttttttcctgttggggtttttcacGCAGCTGGGGAGGTGACTGCCAAGTCAGTACAGGTGATGCAGTCTTCAGcatctcctttttcctcccttcctgaCCCTTCTTTCTTCTGTGGTGTAACtcctcagctgtgctgtgtgACACCAGTACAATGATTGTACTTGGGCTGCAATCATGTGTAACACACTTCTTGCTCTTACGCAAGTCTGTTCAGCAAGtattccctttttccttccccaattTCTGCTCCCGCTTTCCACCCCCAGCGCTTCTGCAGCCCGGGTGGAAGCAAGCCAGCGTGGGAATCTGGGCGCATCCTTGTTGCAGCAGATTTTGGCAGCCGCTGCCTGTGTCTCATCTGCTGCCAGGAACGCTGCTGCAGCGGCGCTGCAAGGCCTTATCTTGCTGGCCGTGTTACTCGTAGCTGCCTGCTGCATCCCAGCCGTCGCAGGTGGGGACCTGACATGGTCATGGCACTGACTTGCTGCTCCTGGACTTGGCCTGCTTGCGACGTGAGACATCTTTGCCTGTCAGCACGAGAACCCCTCTGTCTGTAATGCCTGCACGTCACTGGGGTGAGGCTTGGCTGGCAGCCCAGGGAGCTTTGAGCCTGAAGGAAGCAAAGCTCCGGTGTCATGGCAGGACAGCGGGTGACGGCGGGGCCAGGAGGGCTGGTGAAGCACCTGAGTGCTGCGTATTCTTGCTGTGCCGCTCCTGGAGTATGGGACAGGATGGCTCCCTGGGATGCATTTAGGGACCAAACTTGCCCTGGTGCCCTCCGCCAACTCTGCCTGTGCTGTCCGTGAGGGCTGACCGGTGTCCATCGCTGGGACAGGGCTGCTGTGTGGGCAGTGAAACGGGTCAGAGCTGTGTCAGGGGCTGGCTGGAGCCCTGGGCCCTGAAAGGGAGCTCCCAAAAAGCAGACAGCGGGGCTTTGGGAGCTCCCAAAAGGCAGACAGTGGGCTTTTTGGTAGGGCTGAGGTGTGCCAGGAGCATCGGCCGACCAACAAGGTGCAGCCATGCCCTGTGTCACCGAGTGCCTGTGCctgcggggaggcggcggggaaTGAATTACGCCGTCTCTCATGCCCTATAAATACGCCTCTCCCTAAATAGTCTGGCTGCACAGCTCCGTGGCAGCCGAGTGGCTATACCCAGGTCCTAAAATACTCGGGCTGTTTTAGGAGGcgaggggggtggggagggaatgCAGCAGTTTGCAGGATTCTGCTGTTGCTCTGCGGGGCTGGCACTGAGTGTCCGGGGGCTTCAGTGTCCCTCTGGCTGTCCCCAAGTGCAAGGGACTGGTAACCTGATTTCGGGTTGCATCTCGGCGCCAGCTGTACCGTGGCCCAGCGTGCTCAACGCCCATTGTGCGGCTGGTACAGCGTGCTGCTCTGCAACCACGGCCCGCTGCTGGCAAGACCCCATTTCTCACAATCCTGGCTTTgtgctgcctctctgcagggatGACGAGCCCCGAAGCCGTGCCCCACGCTTAACCCTTTCGGGCCATTTGGCCCAGGGCTCAGTGCCAGGGCAGGCACCGAGGGCCGGTGTTTGCCTGCGGGTAGCGTCCATAGCAGAAGGGTGAGATGGCCACAGCAGGCGTGGGCTGGACTTGTGCCCTCTTTCTGCCTTCATCTCCATTATCCAATGCCTCTGAGGGGGGCCAGGCGGTGTCCTGACCCTGGGTGGGCAGCCTTTGGTGGGGACCTCCGTGTCATCCTGCTTCTGCAGTCAGCCCAAGGGCAGCATGAGCTTGCTGGGGCAAAAAGAACCCCAACCCCAAGTGCCTCCCTGCCACTATATGCTTTGCTGCTTTATCTGATCAAAGGTACTGCCTCTCCAACTGTCTTACTCCAGAGGAATGGCTCCACACCCTTTCTCCCAAACTTATAGGAAAAGTAAATTGACAATTAAATATTGCACTCGTTACGCTTCTGTGAGGTCTTGAAAGTGCGTctcagagctgggctgggtAATGCTGTGAATGTGTGCCTTAATTAACTGATGCCTTGCTGTGATGAAcctgctgcctttcctccctGTGACATCTCAGCTCTGTGACCTGGTTTCTGCTCCGATGGAGGTTTCCTTCCaacttttccagaaagctgCCTGTCCTGGTGGGCTTGCGGATTTGCTGGGTGTAGAGCATGCAGGCAGATCAGTAGCAGGGGCTGCACACCAACCTGGTGGTGATGTCCCTCTCATTTGGGGTCTCTTGGGCCTGGGACTCTTGGAAACAAAGAGGCACAGAGTATAAAAGATGGTTGTGGAGGTGGTGGGACTCTGGAAAGTCATGGAGACCACCTCACTTTGGGGGAAAAGCACCCTGTGCCTGTGCAGGCGGGAACAGAGCTCTTGTGTAGGCAGTgcaaggcagggctgcagccctgtGAGCAGCGTGGGGCCAGCAGCTTTGTTCATGCCTTCCTCTGCCACAGCTTCCTCTGCGGCTGTGAGGTTTCTCAGCTAGAAAGGGCTTTCTTCCAGGGTAACCACAACTGTGCAGGTCTCGATCTGGGACAGCTACAGCCCTCATTTCTTTGGAAGAGAGCTAACAGTCAATGAAAGATGATGGGTGGGAGGATTTGACTGGTTCGTGCCAAAGGGAAAGCTTCAGTGCCATgcctagggtttttttctgaatgactgAAAGGATTTAACTCTCAGGGTTGAGATGGTGGCGAGGGGGCAGCGGCAAGCTGTGCaccagggctgagcccagcctGGCAGACCCTGCCCCATCCTCCCATGCcagcccccagctctgtgctgggccctgATGGCAGGAGCAGGATGAGGGAGGGCTGTTGATGGGCTGTCTGATAGCGGAGTGCCCATCCCTCCAGCCTTTGGACTTTGCAACCCCACACAGTGGGTGTGAAGTGCTGGTTGCTGAGTGGGCCAGATGCTTTACTCACACCCTCAGTGGATGTCAGGGGAGGAATTGGTGCACGGTCCCAGGCTGAGCACGGCAGGTTGCTGCCTCTGCATCCCTAAAGCACTCTGCCCCTTGCACGGGtgctctctcctcctgcagagTCCTTGCTGCCCTTTGCGCTCCATTGGGAGCATGGTCCCACTCCGGCCTTGTTTCTAGAGGTGGGCACTGGTTTCttctgccagcccagccccatgGTGCAGCCCCTGGTGCCAGCCGGGATTGTTGTGCTCCCCTGAGACTGCctttctgctctgcctggggacaCCGAATAAACAGCTGCCCTGAAGCACCGTGCTTGTGTAGTACAAAGCCATTTTGGAGAGGAAAGATCTTAACAGCTAGAGGGGGTGTGTTTTACTTACAAAGAAAGATAGCCACTTTCTGCTGGCAGGTTCTGGTTGCTCTCTGCTCTGTATTTCTCCTCTAAATGAGCAGGAGACCTGGCAGGAGCTGGCTCCAGCATGCCTTTGCCTCACCATGCTGGTGCATGGTGTAAGCTGTGTGTAAGTAACCTTTGTGCCCACGCAAGTAGGCGAGATGGCTTATCTCAGCAGGATTTCCGAGTTCCTCCATGCTCCTTTCGTGTGAGTGGTTTGGTCTGATCTCCCCTGAGCACGTCTCAGCTCTGAAAGCTGCCCACTACTTCCCCAAGCTTAATATATCTCAGCATTGGCAGTGTTGTGcagcttcccctctcccccaagcGTTGAACCACCCTGTGACTTTATCCATTTGCACGGTTCCTCTTCTGGGAAGATGGATATGGGGGCTGATGAGGGCTGACCCCCTTCCCTTTGCACCCCACAGGTATGACTCAGGACGGGATGGGTACATCGACCTGATGGAGCTGAAGCTGATGATGGAAAAGCTGGGAGCCCCGCAGACCCACCTGGGGCTGAAGAATATGATCAAGGAGGTGGATGAAGACTTTGATGGGAAGCTCAGCTTCCGTGAGGTGAGGGTGGCTGCGGGAGCAGATGCGGATGTGGCTGCGGGGCGAAGGGAGGAGGCAGCTAGGCCCTGTACTCTGGCTGTAGGTAGCACTGTCCCCCCTGTGTTTCTCCAGCTGTGGGGTGCAGTGGAGAAGCAGGTGAGCTCCTCCATGCTGTGGGGAGCTCAAGGTGTGGACCACTGTCAACGTCCATCCCCATGTGGCAGTAATGGTACCTGATGCCAAGGCTCTGCAACTTCCTTGCCTGCTTTGGGAGTGCATTTGAGTCCTGCTGCAGCTGTCTGTGGGTGCTGACAGAGCTCCCTGCTGTAGCTGGAGGTGGCACATCCGTTCAGCCACAAGGTCTTGTTGCTGGGCTCCTGTGGTACAGCAGCTCAGGCCTCGTTTTAGGTGCAGGGGAAGGGCTCAGCTGGTCTCATGGGGTGCAGGAGGCTTCCTCTTCCAGTTTATATCAGGTCCCTCTCTGCATCATGCAGTGACCAGCCACAATAAACTTCAGGAGGGGTGGTCACCTCCCTGCAGCGAGGAATAAATGTGGTGGTGCAGCAGTTTGGTACCGCATGCTGGCTCAGCAGGGACACACAGCAAACAGGTCAGTCTGTGACAGCTGTGCTGAGCCTGCTGGGAGCGGTGTGGGCAGGCTGGGATCTGCTGCTGggtggaggaagagaaggaatttGAGCAGTGACTTGCGTGCACTCAAGGGTACCCAACTCATCTCAGCAGGAAGGGGGAGCCCGGATATCAAAACCTCCTGTTgcatcatctcctcctcccaggcTTTGATTGCTGTCTCAGAAGCGTATGTCACACTGTGGCTTTCTGGATTAAACGACAGCCCCGTAGGCAGCAGGAGAGCCAGCGCTGCTTGTGTCCTGCAGCAGTtgggggctgtgctgcagtcCTGCTTCCTCCCGCCCCAGGAGATGGCTGCTGTGGGCCCCGAGCAGCCGGGCTCCCTTGTTTCTGCAGGGGCTGTGCTCTCACCGTGTCTCTTGCAGGCTGGGAGCTTGGTTGTGGAGATGAGGTGCAGAGCTCTCCACAGCTTAGGACACAAATTTTTCATGTTGGAAGTGACAGGACCTTTGGTAGTGACTGGGAGGGAGGACGAGCAGCCAGGGCCCATGGCTGGCTGGGGTGAGAGGGGTGATGGGCAGCTCGCAGAGCCGCTGCACCGTCTCTCTGTTCTGGCACGTCACACCATGTCTTCCTACTTTTGTTCCCCATgagttttcttgcatttcttttgcgGCAAGAGGGCAGCAGTAGAAGAGAGTGCAAAGACTGTTGGGTTACAGAGCCTGGCCCACAGAGAAGGGGTAAGACAAGCAAATCTGGGAAGTGAGAGCCTGTCAGTTCACACCAGCAAAGCCCTAAGCTGGCAGCCCCtctgggcagggaaggagatgTGCCTTGTCAGAGGTGAACCAGGGGTAGCAAAGAATCCAGTGGAGCAGGAAGAACACCGTGCCCTTGGCCCCAGGTTAGACTACAATTGCCAAATCACTGTGTGGGCTGGAGGAgccctctgcctctctgcatGCCCTTGGGGCCACCCTTCACCCCGGTTGAAGAGCTGGGGACAGCCTCTGGGCTCGCCGTAGGGGCTCTCTCCTGTGAAAGAGAAGTGCCTTTATCCCCGAAGGCTCTGGAAAGATGCCGTGATATCCTGGCACCAGTGGTGCGGCACaagtggcagagcagctcctcttctGCAGCCACCTGTTTGGAGCGCAGCACCCTGCACAGCCGCCCGTCAGCCGGCACAGGCTGCCCGTGCTGCCAGCCCTTGGCAGGCAGCGTGtggcagctggtgctgctgtaGCTTCTTGCCAGATGTAAAACAATGGTCAAGCAAACGCAAGCTCGAGTGGCACATGGGTTGGAATGAAGGAGTGTCACTGGCGGAGCTCTGGGGACAAATtacacagcagctctggcatGTACCCAAAGCTTCCTgtagcagagaggagcaggatgCTTCTTGCAGATGCACCGTGCCCAGCTGCTGTGTTCGGGCAGAGGACTGGCAGGGAGGCAGGTTTCCTGGTGGGTGAGGAGGCTTGAACCAGCCCATAGCCCCGTCCCACTCTGCTTCCTGTTGGTGGTGACGAGCAAGCGTGTGGTGGGTGACCAAGCTGACTTGGGGCACTCTGATGACACAAGGAGAAACCCTGGTTTAAATGAGTGCCTGAACTCAGCAGGGTGTAACTTGAGCACTGGAGGGCTCCTGTCTGCCTCTTCAGAGAATATCGAGTCCTGACATACCTGCCGAACACGCGTTTTTCGTGGCCTGGTCAAAGAATTGGTAAAGCCCTCTTTCACTTGCAATAGGCCACCTTTTAGTGCTACTTTGAGTAGTGTCATGTCCTCCCTTCCTGTGTAAGCTCTTGCCTGGAAAGTAGGCTTGTATGGCTCTGACTTGCTGCTGGTGAACTGCTGGCCCTGTTAGGAAAGCTGCCTTCTACCATTGACCTTTGAGCGTCTATCAATACATCAACAATTAACTGCACAAGAGTGCTCCTGACTCAAGCAAAGAAATCTAGGTTTAAAAAGATGAGGTATAGTGGGGGGACAAAACTACCTCTGTCTGTGTAGTTGTGTCATTACCACAGGAAACCAGAGTTAATTGCTATAATAATAATGTCTAATTGTAGCTGCTATCTAGAACCCACAAAAATCCACCCACTGTCCCCCACGCCTGCACCAGCTTAAATGCTGACCCACGTCATGTGTTTGCGAGCAGGGTTAGTGCAAACCGCAGCCTTGGGTGGCACTGCTTTTCTGGCAAGCTGCTGCAAGGCTGCTGTTGCCAGTCAGTCCTGTACCTTCCCTCGCATCCCTGAGGCCAGCACGACGCCCGGTGGGGCTGTGTAACTGCAGCATCGCTCTGAGACTGCGGGGTAGGTCTTAGATCATGAAGGATGTGAGAGCAGATACATCTCTTATCACTTATGAGGTTAGTGGGGTGGAAAGTGTGTGTCATGTCCTCCTTGAGAGCAGGGTTTTGAAAAGTACCGACATTATTCACTTTTGCTTCTCTGACATTTCCCCGAGGCTCAGCTGCATGCTGTGTGTCCTGGGCCCAGCAAGGGTGTGAGAAGGGCTGGGAATGGGAGCTCATCAGGAAACAATGTGGATTCCTGGCGATCTCTAGTTAGTGAGGACTGATGCCTCGAAGGCAAATAACTGGTGAGGTGGGCTGCAGGCCGTGTGCTTACCTGAGGCAGGATTGCTTCTGTGGAAATCAGCATGAGGCCCCATGGTCCGCCTTGCTGGGTCCTTGGGGCTGATGTTATGCCATGTCCACCCCAGCCGGTGGCTCAGTCCCTGGCTTCCTTGAGCTCAGCTTCCTGGCCACAGCAGCCTGTATTCCATGGAGGATTGCTGCCCCATTCCCTAGTTTTCTGGATGATTCATGCACACTTGTACTCATGACTGGGTGTTTCCAGTCCCTCCCCAGGCAACAGCTGTACCAGACCTCAGGATTGTGCTGCCTCCTCTGCCCTTTTCCGATGGCAGGAAGTGGGACTCGCAGGGTGGAGCAGAAACTATGAGGAGGAACCGTGACTAATGCCAGCCTGGCTGCCAGCCCTCCGTGTCCCCGTGCctggtggtggaggaggaggaagagaggaactAGCCCAAGCCTAGCAGAtctgagcagagggagaggctATCTTGGGGagggtttggtttctttctgaGCAGGATGCTCTGCCCATTCAGCAGAGAATCATTAATTTTCTTACATGTGTTTGGAGGGGGAACAGTTCCCTCCCCAAGCACAGCCTGCTTTctggctgctctgtgctgagcaCGCGCGGGTTACAAGGCAGTTTCATGAAGCAATGCTTGGTGACGCTGCCTCTGCGAGAGGGCAGCCAGCGCTGTTGTCATCTCCACACCCTTCCCCATGGGAGGCCTTCCCAAACTCTTCCGTCTCCACCAGCTTCTGTGAGCAACTTGAAGCAGGCGAGTGCATTAGAGGCTGGCTCAGCACGGATGCTGGGACTCTGCTGCCCTCCTCCGGGACAGCTCCGGCTCTCTGTAGGAAGAAACAAAGTCCCAAGCGTGGCAGTCGGTCTTGAGAAGCACTAGAGATACTTGATGTTCCAGTGCAAATGGATTTTGGGGCAGCTCTCTGTGCTATTTGCAGCCCTCTGCTCTGGACTGAAGTGGTGCAGCGGCACAGCTTTGTTGCTTGTGCTTCTTTTGCACCCAGGTGACTTGTTCTTTCAGTGCTGTGCCAAGCATTGAGACACCTCCCGGGGTGGCCAAGAATAGCAGGGAGTTACAGGATTTCTCAAATTACTCAGAGTACCCTCAGCTTAACCTGGAGTTTGGTTAGCAGGTGGAAGGTGGCATAgaggtctttatttttaagcaggcAGGTCTTGTcccttctgtaaaaaaaaaaaaaaaaaaaaaaaagggggggggggtaatatgactcttttttttgtttccttttgcaatTGACATGGCAATATCCACTCTGCTGTAGTGACTCTGGATTTGGTAAATGTCTATGGTCCAGTGCAGGACAAAGGTTTCAAAACCAGTTGCTCCGTGGACACTTGTTCAAGCCGCTCTGACTGTCACAAGGGCATGCCTCTGTCCTGACCTCAGGTCTTAGAGAAGCTCTCCTGTATGTTATTTAATGGGCACGGCAGGAGTACGTAGGCTTTGTTCACCTTGGTGAAACCAGCTGGGGTTCCCTGGAACCGGCTGAGGCATAGCTCCAAGGATGGATTGACTTAAGTCACCTTTCCCAGCTGAAGTAACTATATTCTGTTGTCCTAGTGTATTTGACCttaattctgttttcccttcccGTACCACGTGGACCATAGGGTTCATAGCAGCCAGGCAATCCCCAGATCCCTTCCAAGTGCACACGCTTGGGCTGCTGTTCTCCCTTAACAGGAATGCACCAGTGCCTTGGTCCAGGGAGCCTGGGTTCAGGTGTGAGCCCAGGCTGGTTTTTGTCCTGCTTTTGTTGTCATAGGACGTGATCTGAGCCCCCAGAACACTGGGGAAGCTGGTGGGGGACTTGTGAATACACCGTTAGGATGTGGAGACATAGAGGTGTGTCTGAGCCCACCATATGGTTGTACTAGGCAGGTGGAGAGGTGGCCTCCTTCCTCTGGCGATGTAGCAGCCCAGGCTTGTGAAGAGCTGTGCTTCACcagggctctgctccccagaaAACCTGTCTCCTATGAGATTTCTACCTCTTAGTCCACCAGGGCTGTGTACCAGAGCCAGGGCACAGGAGCACAAGTCGCATGGTGTGACTTCATTTATATAGACCTGGTTTCCTttgctcagaaatgaaaattccaGCCCCCTCCAGGTAAACGTCTGCACTGTTTGCGTTTTAAGTTGTTTGAGCCTCAGTGAAGAACTTGAATGTTTCCTCTCTGTCTTGGTAGTTCCTGCTGATTTTCCATAAAGCCGCAGCTGGGGAACTTGAGGAGGACAGCGGCCTGTTGACTCTTGCGAAGCTCTCAGAGATAGATGTCTCCATTGAGGGAGTCAAAGGAGCCAAGAACTTCTTTGAAGCTAAGGTATAGTGTGGCACAGAGGAACGTGAAAACGCTCTGCACGCAGGCCTTAATTGCCACTGAGACACCGACCCTGCTTGCTTTTCGATAACAGATACTGCCAGATTTCTCCCTAGCTAAAAAGATGCAGATTTCATGCCCCACCCCTAAACTCAGCCATAATTTTTCCCTTCAAACTTGATGATGGATGCTAGCTACAGCCTTCCTCTGCAGATCAGTCAGCACTAGAATGGCTTAATTCACCTTCTCTGCTGTGGGTCTGCCCTGGTAGAGCCGACTGGCTGACCTGCGTCCCTGTGGTTGGGAGCTCTATGCGACTAGCTGGCCGACCACTTCTAAAGACAAAAGCGTCCTGGAAACTAATGGGGCTGAGTTTGCCATTTTGCaaaacctccctcaacctgaaCACTGAGTTCAGGGGTGAATGGAGTATTTGGGAGTATCAGATTTCTGACATCTTTCTTGAGCAGCTCTCTGTAACCTTTGGAATCCAAATTGTTCTGCAGGGTCCTGGGGTTGGCAGAAAGAGCGTTGCACCATTCAAAGCTGACAAAGCAcccttttttttgaaagctctcTTGGAGAGAAAATAATCCTGCTTGTTTATATAAGAAGTTTTTTCCCAAGAGCAGAATACAGCTATTGCACAGCAGATGTACTGAGatgaaagctggaaaaatagCCAGCAAATAAACAATGTCTCTTTGATCTGCAGATTAGCTGTGGTATAGTATGATGTTCTCAGATTTGGCTGTGATTCAGAACTGTTTTCTGCAGTAGTTTCTCCCACTCTATACTCACAGCTTATGCTATGCTGCCTTCTTACAGAAAGAAGGTATGTGACCTGGTACTGACAGCATGTTTAGGTCACTTCTTAGTGACTTATTAATAAATGACCTTTCTTTTATTGACGTTAAAGTCAAACGAGCTGACAGGTATTGGGTGTAAATACCCAAGCACTGCAGTGTAATTAATACTTGACCCATCCTGTCAGAGCTTCTCAGCAAGCGCTGGGAGGTGCAGCAATCAGTTCTGTGTTGCTAAACCAGGAGTAGTTCAGGCTCTGGCTCTCCCTCTGATGTAATGCTTGAcgctttcctgttttctctcttgtaaAGGTTCAAGCCCTCTCTTCAGCCAGTAAGTTTGAAGCAGAGATAAGAGCTGAGCAGGATGAGCGAAAgcgggaagaggaggaaaggaaacacCGCCGGGCGGCTTTCAGGGAGTTA of the Grus americana isolate bGruAme1 chromosome 9, bGruAme1.mat, whole genome shotgun sequence genome contains:
- the EFHD1 gene encoding EF-hand domain-containing protein D1; this encodes MASEELAQKLQRRLQLEESGAASEGEAAGKGEEAAGDEAAAAGDEAERSCLTASADAELSAKLCRRQDINEGAAQPRRAAVFNPYTEFKEFSRRQIKDMERMFRLYDSGRDGYIDLMELKLMMEKLGAPQTHLGLKNMIKEVDEDFDGKLSFREFLLIFHKAAAGELEEDSGLLTLAKLSEIDVSIEGVKGAKNFFEAKVQALSSASKFEAEIRAEQDERKREEEERKHRRAAFRELKSAFTQ